A genomic region of Sulfobacillus acidophilus DSM 10332 contains the following coding sequences:
- a CDS encoding SEC-C motif domain protein (PFAM: SEC-C motif~InterPro IPR004027~KEGG: cno:NT01CX_2182 SecC motif-containing protein~PFAM: SEC-C motif~SPTR: SEC-C motif domain protein) has translation MNHELTLTDDIASELYSALDALKIWRIEDTLKALRRASGLAGQRKKLAEKEGLNAQANACWIANQYIETWRNYARCWQNLIEDSSDEVWASLQSGRVRIDNLDRLTGANDSRIGWLQKQLRYLDAAFGYNVFMSPEYEVIVAKCSICNQDVRSLDCTHIKGHLYAGEMAYTIIEECSVKSVSLVGNPANRMAVAKIANVAYQYPVLKRIRQELCSPLQSLKVLTPAKLVFGVSGNPGRNSPCPCGSLKKLKYCCLGEWYTTSALFEVTFEAVMTPSFFCTVPM, from the coding sequence ATGAATCATGAACTGACACTCACCGATGATATAGCATCCGAACTATATTCGGCGCTTGATGCCCTGAAGATTTGGCGGATTGAGGATACCCTTAAGGCACTACGCAGGGCGTCTGGTTTAGCCGGTCAAAGAAAGAAACTGGCGGAGAAAGAAGGCCTAAATGCTCAGGCAAACGCTTGTTGGATTGCAAATCAATATATTGAAACATGGCGCAACTATGCCCGCTGTTGGCAAAACCTAATCGAAGACTCATCGGACGAGGTTTGGGCAAGCCTGCAATCGGGTCGCGTGAGGATTGACAATCTTGACCGGTTGACTGGCGCCAATGACTCCCGCATCGGTTGGCTACAGAAGCAATTGCGATATCTTGATGCTGCCTTCGGCTACAATGTATTTATGAGCCCCGAATATGAAGTGATTGTGGCAAAATGTAGTATTTGTAACCAGGATGTTCGTTCTCTCGATTGCACTCACATCAAAGGCCATCTCTACGCCGGCGAAATGGCGTATACGATCATTGAGGAATGTTCGGTCAAGAGCGTCTCCCTAGTCGGTAATCCGGCTAACCGGATGGCAGTGGCTAAGATTGCCAATGTCGCTTATCAATATCCTGTGCTAAAGCGAATTCGACAGGAATTGTGTAGTCCATTGCAATCTCTGAAGGTTCTCACTCCGGCCAAACTGGTGTTCGGTGTGTCCGGCAACCCCGGACGAAACAGTCCCTGCCCATGTGGAAGCTTGAAGAAGCTAAAGTACTGTTGTTTAGGTGAATGGTATACTACAAGCGCGCTTTTCGAAGTAACCTTTGAAGCGGTCATGACACCGTCTTTTTTCTGCACCGTTCCTATGTAG
- a CDS encoding hypothetical protein (PFAM: Protein of unknown function (DUF1049)~KEGG: lch:Lcho_0966 hypothetical protein~SPTR: Putative uncharacterized protein): protein MPRRLQRMMAGLAGLILVVVVALQNRHPVQIHILFWALPHVPLVVVVLVSMLVGLLAGALGMWWDRHRRDHLAAIPPSPSAQSGQAGEPAHPPLVAEALEGAVASASTAPLPGDLGSAETRMTSGLDQPTDKPL, encoded by the coding sequence ATGCCCCGGCGGTTACAGCGCATGATGGCCGGGTTGGCCGGATTAATTCTGGTGGTCGTGGTCGCCTTACAAAATCGCCATCCCGTGCAAATCCATATTCTGTTCTGGGCATTGCCCCATGTGCCCTTGGTTGTCGTGGTGCTCGTGTCGATGCTGGTGGGCCTTCTGGCTGGTGCCCTCGGGATGTGGTGGGATCGGCACCGTCGTGATCACCTCGCCGCAATCCCCCCATCTCCGTCGGCCCAGAGCGGCCAGGCCGGCGAGCCCGCCCACCCCCCGCTGGTAGCGGAGGCGCTAGAGGGGGCAGTCGCGTCGGCGTCAACGGCCCCTCTGCCGGGGGATCTCGGTTCCGCGGAGACTCGGATGACGAGCGGATTGGACCAACCAACGGACAAGCCTCTCTAA